A single genomic interval of Streptomyces graminofaciens harbors:
- a CDS encoding glutamine amidotransferase, whose protein sequence is MPRVLVIGESWFTYTVHQKGFDAFHTAEYTEGGGVFLDALRARGHEVTYVPSHEIATRVPDTADGFDAYDVVAISDVGANSFQLPPQTFGASVPAPDRSELVRAFVERGGGVLMIGGYLTFSGIDARARWGRTPLAPALPVLMVDRDDRVELPAGAVPEVVGEHTVVQGLERSWPALLGLNEVTARPEATLLAECAGHPLLVVGDYGDGRSGAFTSDVAPHWAPPPFLAWDGYAELWDRLVRWLAGAEL, encoded by the coding sequence ATGCCCAGAGTCCTCGTCATCGGCGAGTCCTGGTTCACGTACACCGTCCATCAGAAGGGCTTCGACGCCTTCCACACCGCCGAGTACACCGAGGGCGGCGGCGTCTTCCTCGACGCGCTGCGCGCACGCGGCCACGAGGTGACGTACGTGCCCTCGCACGAGATAGCGACGCGGGTGCCGGACACGGCCGACGGGTTCGACGCCTACGACGTGGTCGCCATCAGTGACGTCGGCGCCAACAGCTTCCAGCTCCCGCCCCAGACCTTCGGCGCCTCCGTCCCCGCCCCCGACCGCTCGGAACTCGTACGCGCCTTCGTGGAGCGCGGCGGCGGGGTGCTGATGATCGGCGGCTACCTCACCTTCAGCGGCATCGACGCCCGCGCCCGCTGGGGCCGCACCCCGCTCGCCCCCGCCCTTCCCGTGCTCATGGTCGACCGCGACGACCGGGTCGAACTCCCCGCCGGAGCCGTCCCCGAGGTGGTCGGCGAGCACACGGTCGTACAGGGCCTGGAGCGGTCCTGGCCCGCGCTGCTCGGCCTCAACGAGGTCACCGCACGGCCGGAGGCCACGCTGCTGGCCGAGTGCGCCGGGCACCCGCTCCTCGTCGTCGGCGACTACGGCGACGGCCGCTCCGGCGCCTTCACCTCGGACGTGGCTCCGCACTGGGCACCACCGCCGTTCCTGGCCTGGGACGGGTACGCGGAGCTGTGGGACCGGCTGGTGCGCTGGCTGGCGGGGGCGGAGCTGTGA
- a CDS encoding BMP family lipoprotein encodes MRYGRSAAVMVAGMLALTACGGSGGDDSTAASSGKTRIKLVVNGGLGDKSFFDSAYEGLKKAEKDLGYELKVVELGSDRTKWEPGFEDAAAADDYDILAAGTFDVTDYIGDLAPQYLDKKFWVFDSAVDYSGKNGTCSNKCENVYSVTFQQNEGGYLAGFLAEKLVAEKALKGAESQNKAGVMGGVKIPVIEDFVVGFKAGFKAAGGKNSDVLVQYVGGDKPFGDPAKGKEISTAMYGQGAALVWPVAGLSGLGTFESAVTAARYTFGVDSDQYRTLTDQAQKDTVVTSILKNVGNALYKAADADKKDSLKYGAVDTVGLAEDAVGYVDDDHFRELVPEKIRTELQDAADKVKSGSVTVPSAF; translated from the coding sequence ATGAGATACGGAAGAAGCGCCGCCGTCATGGTGGCCGGGATGCTCGCCCTTACCGCATGCGGCGGATCGGGCGGCGACGACTCCACCGCCGCCTCCTCCGGAAAGACCCGTATCAAGCTGGTCGTCAACGGAGGCCTCGGCGACAAGTCGTTCTTCGACTCCGCCTACGAGGGGCTGAAGAAGGCCGAGAAGGACCTCGGTTATGAGCTGAAGGTCGTCGAGCTGGGCTCGGACCGCACCAAGTGGGAGCCCGGTTTCGAGGACGCCGCAGCGGCCGACGACTACGACATCCTCGCGGCCGGAACCTTCGACGTCACCGACTACATCGGCGATCTCGCTCCGCAATACCTGGACAAGAAGTTCTGGGTCTTCGACTCGGCCGTCGACTACAGCGGAAAGAACGGCACCTGTTCCAACAAGTGCGAGAACGTCTACTCCGTGACTTTCCAGCAGAACGAGGGCGGATATCTCGCCGGATTCCTCGCCGAGAAGCTGGTCGCCGAAAAGGCCCTCAAGGGCGCCGAATCGCAGAATAAGGCCGGCGTGATGGGCGGTGTGAAGATCCCCGTCATCGAGGACTTCGTCGTCGGCTTCAAGGCGGGATTCAAGGCCGCCGGCGGAAAGAACTCCGATGTGCTCGTGCAGTACGTCGGCGGCGACAAGCCGTTCGGCGACCCCGCCAAGGGCAAGGAGATCTCCACCGCCATGTACGGCCAGGGTGCTGCCCTGGTGTGGCCGGTCGCCGGTCTCTCCGGCCTCGGCACCTTCGAGTCCGCCGTCACCGCCGCGCGCTACACGTTCGGCGTCGACTCCGACCAGTACCGGACCCTCACCGACCAGGCACAGAAGGACACCGTCGTCACCTCCATCCTCAAGAACGTCGGCAACGCCCTCTACAAGGCCGCGGACGCCGACAAGAAGGACTCCCTGAAGTACGGCGCCGTCGACACCGTCGGTCTCGCCGAGGACGCCGTGGGCTATGTGGACGACGACCACTTCCGGGAGCTGGTCCCGGAGAAGATCCGCACGGAACTCCAGGACGCCGCCGACAAGGTGAAGTCCGGCTCCGTCACGGTCCCCAGCGCCTTCTGA
- a CDS encoding AMP-dependent synthetase/ligase — translation MGNFGIARSAAPVMAGGLADSLFETAHRDPALPQIARRDKENPGTWNPVSASEVRDEVVALAKGLVAAGIRPGNRVAVMARTRDEWTVLGVALWSVGAEIVPVYPTSSRDQVEWILRDASCVGVVVEDEAGVMTVGSVCAGLPLLRHVWQLDADALPHLMEAGREVPDATVDSLRRIVLPESTAVVAYTSGTTGRPKGCALSHRSLAAPCDVLLAGWRHTAAAPGQQPAILAFLPFSHVYGLMIQQLCLRGGLLLAHEPELTEQALSAALLSFRPTFLYGVPYIFEKIYKNFLRKAQQTGKGPLFERAVRTAQDYAVATERQRLDQGPGPGVDLRLQHAFFDRTVYRKLRAALGGRVRGGCSAGSPLNRDLTLFYAGIGIFLHDGYGLTETGGGITAQPVGREKFGTVGRPLPGTEVRVAQDGEILVNGPSLFQGYVNDERGTRAVLQGGWLATGDIGRLDAEGYLSITGRKKEIVITSGGKCVAPAPLEEQLRAHPLIHQAVVVGDNRPCVGALITLDPEFLAHWRGALATSGDVPGREVREAREENALRQEVLRAIAAANSTVSRSESIRVFRVLQEPFAPSNGLLTPSMKLRRDAIVRRYGPEIDAMYATAARADRGGFAGTTEDFMSWDEADDVFRRARP, via the coding sequence ATGGGCAACTTCGGCATCGCTCGATCGGCGGCCCCGGTGATGGCCGGAGGACTCGCCGACTCCCTCTTCGAGACGGCCCACCGTGATCCGGCGTTGCCGCAGATCGCGCGGCGCGACAAGGAGAACCCGGGTACGTGGAACCCGGTGAGCGCGTCCGAGGTACGGGACGAAGTGGTGGCCCTGGCCAAGGGGTTGGTCGCGGCCGGGATCCGGCCGGGCAACCGGGTGGCCGTGATGGCGCGCACCCGTGACGAGTGGACCGTGCTCGGTGTGGCCCTGTGGTCGGTGGGGGCCGAGATCGTGCCGGTGTATCCGACATCGTCGCGCGACCAGGTCGAGTGGATCCTCAGGGACGCGTCCTGTGTGGGCGTGGTCGTCGAGGACGAGGCGGGTGTGATGACGGTCGGCTCGGTGTGCGCCGGGCTGCCCCTGCTGCGGCATGTCTGGCAGCTCGACGCCGACGCCCTGCCCCACTTGATGGAGGCGGGCCGGGAGGTACCGGACGCGACGGTGGACTCGCTGCGCCGGATCGTGCTGCCGGAGTCGACGGCGGTCGTCGCGTACACGTCCGGCACGACCGGGCGCCCCAAGGGCTGCGCGCTGTCCCACCGCAGTCTGGCCGCCCCCTGCGACGTGCTGCTCGCCGGGTGGCGGCACACCGCGGCGGCCCCCGGGCAGCAGCCCGCGATCCTCGCCTTCCTGCCGTTCTCCCACGTCTACGGCCTGATGATCCAGCAGCTGTGCCTGCGCGGCGGGCTGCTGCTGGCCCACGAGCCGGAACTGACCGAACAGGCCCTGTCCGCCGCCCTGCTGTCCTTCCGGCCCACCTTCCTCTACGGCGTGCCGTACATCTTCGAGAAGATCTACAAGAACTTCCTCCGCAAGGCCCAACAGACCGGCAAGGGCCCGCTGTTCGAGCGCGCGGTGCGCACGGCCCAGGACTACGCCGTCGCCACCGAGCGGCAACGGCTGGACCAGGGCCCCGGCCCCGGCGTCGACCTGCGTCTCCAGCACGCCTTCTTCGACCGGACCGTGTACCGCAAACTGCGCGCGGCGCTCGGCGGCCGGGTCAGGGGAGGCTGCTCGGCCGGCTCCCCCCTCAACCGTGACCTCACGCTCTTCTACGCCGGCATCGGCATCTTCCTCCACGACGGCTACGGCCTCACGGAGACCGGGGGCGGCATCACGGCGCAGCCCGTGGGCCGGGAGAAGTTCGGGACCGTCGGGCGTCCGCTGCCGGGTACGGAGGTCCGGGTGGCGCAGGACGGGGAGATCCTGGTGAACGGGCCGTCCCTGTTCCAGGGGTACGTCAACGACGAGCGGGGCACCCGGGCCGTGTTGCAGGGCGGTTGGCTGGCCACGGGCGACATCGGACGGCTGGACGCCGAGGGGTATCTGTCGATCACCGGGCGCAAGAAGGAGATCGTCATCACCAGCGGCGGCAAGTGTGTGGCCCCCGCTCCGCTGGAGGAGCAGCTGCGGGCGCATCCGCTCATCCACCAGGCGGTCGTCGTGGGAGACAACCGGCCCTGTGTGGGCGCCCTGATCACCCTGGACCCAGAGTTCCTCGCACACTGGCGGGGCGCGCTGGCCACGTCCGGGGACGTGCCGGGCCGGGAGGTGCGTGAGGCCCGGGAGGAGAACGCGCTGCGGCAGGAGGTGCTGCGCGCGATCGCGGCGGCCAACAGCACGGTGTCCCGTTCCGAGTCCATCCGGGTCTTCCGGGTCCTCCAGGAACCCTTCGCCCCGTCCAACGGCCTGCTGACGCCGTCGATGAAGCTGCGCCGGGACGCCATCGTGCGGCGGTACGGGCCGGAGATCGACGCGATGTACGCGACGGCCGCACGGGCGGACCGGGGTGGCTTCGCCGGCACAACGGAGGACTTCATGAGCTGGGACGAGGCCGACGACGTGTTCCGGCGCGCCCGGCCCTGA
- a CDS encoding DUF4032 domain-containing protein, which produces MALQISATNPEHPALLLELPWHLPLEEWPEHHLVPLPRGISRHVVRYARAGDEVVAVKELAERPALREYELLRDLDRLGIPAVDALGVVTGRTDDAGDWLEPVLITRHLGGSLPYRSMFETTMRPATMHRLMDALAVLLVRLHLAGFAWGDCSLSNTLFRRDAGAYAAYLVDAETGDLHPQLSSGQREYDLDLARVNISGELLDLEASGALHPSVDPIDFGMEICARYQKLWQELTRTSVYPAGKYHYIERRIRRLNDLGFDVAEMQIEHSSNGDTVTFVPKVVDAGHHQRQLLRLTGLDTEENQARRLLNDLESWMATQDDYAPGDPLGARPEVLAHRWVREVFRPTVRAVPLELRGAMDPAEIYHQLLEHRWYLSERAQHDIGLDTAVKDYIDSVLPNARAVLPPPVDDVTAM; this is translated from the coding sequence ATGGCACTGCAGATCAGCGCCACCAACCCGGAACACCCCGCGCTGCTGCTCGAACTGCCGTGGCACCTGCCCCTGGAGGAGTGGCCCGAACACCACCTCGTACCGCTCCCCCGCGGTATCTCCCGCCACGTGGTGCGCTATGCCCGTGCCGGTGACGAGGTGGTGGCGGTCAAGGAGCTGGCCGAGCGCCCGGCGCTGCGCGAGTACGAGCTGCTGCGCGACCTGGACCGGCTCGGCATACCGGCCGTGGACGCCCTCGGCGTGGTCACCGGCCGCACCGACGACGCCGGTGATTGGCTGGAGCCCGTACTGATCACCCGGCATCTGGGCGGCTCCCTGCCGTACCGCTCGATGTTCGAGACGACCATGCGTCCGGCGACGATGCACCGGCTGATGGACGCGCTCGCCGTGCTGCTGGTGCGGCTGCACCTGGCCGGGTTCGCGTGGGGCGACTGCTCACTGTCCAACACCCTGTTCCGGCGGGACGCGGGGGCGTACGCCGCGTATCTCGTGGACGCGGAGACCGGCGATCTGCATCCGCAGTTGAGTAGCGGGCAGCGCGAGTACGACCTCGATCTCGCGCGGGTCAACATCAGCGGGGAGCTGCTGGACCTGGAGGCGTCCGGGGCGCTGCACCCGTCGGTCGACCCGATCGACTTCGGCATGGAGATCTGCGCCCGCTACCAGAAGCTGTGGCAGGAGCTGACCCGCACCTCCGTGTACCCGGCCGGGAAGTACCACTACATCGAGCGCCGGATCCGCCGCCTGAACGACCTCGGTTTCGACGTCGCCGAGATGCAGATCGAGCACTCCTCCAACGGCGACACGGTGACCTTCGTGCCCAAGGTCGTCGACGCGGGCCACCACCAGCGGCAGCTGCTGCGGCTGACCGGTCTGGACACCGAGGAGAACCAGGCCCGCCGGCTGCTGAACGACCTGGAGAGCTGGATGGCCACCCAGGACGACTACGCCCCGGGCGACCCGCTCGGCGCCCGCCCCGAGGTGCTCGCCCACCGCTGGGTGCGGGAGGTGTTCCGCCCGACCGTCCGCGCCGTACCGCTCGAACTGCGCGGTGCCATGGACCCGGCGGAGATCTACCACCAGCTCCTCGAACACCGCTGGTACCTGTCCGAGCGCGCCCAGCACGACATCGGCCTGGACACGGCGGTGAAGGACTACATCGACAGCGTCCTGCCGAACGCGCGGGCGGTGCTGCCGCCGCCGGTGGACGACGTCACGGCGATGTGA
- the deoD gene encoding purine-nucleoside phosphorylase produces MKQETTTTRTPPTGTPHIAAAPGDFAPLVLMPGDPRRARHIAETFLKDARQVTDVRGILGYTGTHLGVPMSVLASGMGIPSMSIYATELFRHYDVRRIVRVGTAGAIPLSVSLRDVIIASAAHTDSSVSGLLVGGVTLSLTPSYRLLRAAADAARWEEPVHIGPVFSSDHFYLDRPGVFDALAGRGTLAVEMEAAGLYAVAGAEGGEALAVLTASDHVRTGEALSAEERETCFDRAVRIAAAALLADV; encoded by the coding sequence GTGAAGCAGGAGACGACCACCACCCGTACACCGCCGACAGGTACTCCCCACATCGCCGCCGCACCCGGCGACTTCGCCCCGCTCGTCCTCATGCCGGGGGACCCCCGTCGCGCCCGCCACATCGCCGAGACGTTCCTGAAGGACGCGCGCCAGGTCACCGACGTACGCGGCATCCTCGGCTACACCGGGACCCACCTCGGCGTACCCATGTCGGTGCTCGCGTCCGGCATGGGCATCCCCTCGATGTCGATCTACGCGACGGAACTGTTCCGGCACTACGACGTCCGCAGGATCGTCCGGGTCGGCACAGCCGGGGCGATCCCGCTCTCCGTCTCCCTGCGGGACGTGATCATCGCCTCCGCCGCCCACACCGACTCCAGCGTGAGCGGACTGCTCGTGGGCGGGGTGACGCTGTCCCTCACCCCCTCCTACCGGCTGCTGCGCGCCGCCGCCGACGCCGCCCGGTGGGAGGAACCCGTCCACATCGGGCCGGTGTTCAGCAGCGACCACTTCTACCTCGACCGCCCGGGCGTCTTCGACGCACTGGCGGGCCGAGGCACCCTCGCCGTCGAGATGGAGGCGGCCGGGCTGTACGCCGTCGCGGGCGCCGAGGGCGGCGAGGCGCTGGCCGTGCTGACCGCCTCCGACCACGTCCGCACCGGCGAGGCACTCTCCGCCGAGGAACGCGAGACGTGCTTCGACCGGGCCGTCCGTATCGCCGCGGCCGCACTTCTGGCCGACGTCTGA
- a CDS encoding amidohydrolase, with protein sequence MSDRTPLSAGFPTPEPTRRLLIRGCDVLRVPAEGECEVLRARDIVVADGVIEAVSPTGSATETEADVIDGRGLLAVPGLVNAHTHSPMVLMRGAAEDVTVEGWFNDRVWPMESNLTPDDVHAGALLACAEMIRSGVTAFADHYFFPERIADAVAETGLRADIAPTYFSSRGQKALEETVAFAEARHGDADGRITVSLGPHAPYTVDDKDLRALSDHARRLGLRLHIHAAEHLEQTESSLQRRGITPIRVLHETGVLDAGALIAHGCGIVEQDLPLLAEHAATTAVACCPKVYLKHALSPLTPVRDLLDTGVGVAVGTDGAAGHNTLDVWEALRLVALTQKQAVRDATWMTVSDTLRLATRGGARALGLQDRIGALEPGMRADIVLTDLTGTHCRPLHDARAALVYSARASDVRTVVVDGRVLMRDGRLLTVDESALLVDVDARVARILDTSHGRAVQHYDP encoded by the coding sequence ATGAGCGACAGAACGCCCCTGTCGGCAGGCTTCCCCACGCCCGAGCCGACCCGCCGCCTCCTGATCCGCGGCTGCGATGTGCTGCGCGTCCCGGCCGAGGGCGAGTGCGAGGTGCTGCGGGCGCGGGACATCGTGGTCGCGGACGGCGTCATCGAGGCCGTATCCCCGACCGGAAGCGCCACCGAGACCGAGGCGGACGTGATCGACGGCCGCGGCCTCCTCGCCGTCCCCGGCCTGGTCAACGCGCACACGCACAGCCCGATGGTGCTGATGCGCGGCGCCGCCGAGGACGTCACGGTCGAGGGCTGGTTCAACGACCGCGTCTGGCCGATGGAGAGCAACCTCACCCCCGACGACGTACACGCCGGCGCCCTGCTGGCCTGCGCCGAGATGATCCGATCCGGCGTCACCGCCTTCGCCGACCACTACTTCTTCCCCGAGCGCATCGCGGACGCCGTCGCCGAGACCGGCCTGCGCGCCGACATCGCGCCCACCTACTTCAGCAGCCGGGGCCAAAAGGCTTTGGAGGAGACCGTCGCCTTCGCCGAGGCCCGGCACGGCGACGCCGACGGCCGGATCACGGTCTCGCTCGGACCGCACGCCCCGTACACCGTCGACGACAAGGACCTGCGCGCCCTCTCCGACCACGCTCGACGGCTCGGCCTTCGCCTGCACATCCACGCCGCCGAGCACCTGGAGCAGACCGAGTCCAGCCTTCAGCGGCGCGGCATCACCCCCATCCGGGTCCTGCACGAGACCGGCGTGCTCGACGCGGGCGCCCTCATCGCGCACGGCTGCGGCATCGTCGAGCAGGACCTGCCGCTGCTGGCCGAGCACGCCGCGACGACCGCCGTGGCCTGCTGCCCGAAGGTGTACCTCAAACACGCCCTGTCCCCGCTCACCCCGGTCCGCGACCTGCTGGACACAGGAGTCGGCGTCGCGGTCGGCACCGACGGGGCCGCCGGGCACAACACGCTCGACGTGTGGGAGGCGCTGCGGCTGGTCGCGCTGACCCAGAAGCAGGCCGTACGGGACGCCACCTGGATGACCGTCTCCGACACCCTGCGCCTGGCCACCCGGGGCGGCGCCCGCGCGCTCGGCCTCCAGGACCGGATCGGCGCCCTGGAACCGGGCATGCGGGCCGACATCGTCCTCACGGATCTGACCGGCACGCACTGCCGTCCACTGCACGACGCGCGTGCCGCCCTCGTCTACAGCGCCCGCGCCAGTGACGTACGCACGGTCGTCGTCGACGGGCGCGTCCTCATGCGGGACGGCCGACTGCTGACCGTGGACGAGAGCGCCCTGCTCGTGGACGTCGACGCCCGGGTGGCCCGCATCCTGGACACCTCCCACGGGAGGGCGGTGCAGCACTATGACCCGTGA
- a CDS encoding ABC transporter ATP-binding protein: MNESWDTAGPAVAARAVTKTYANGVRAVRGVDLAVPPGEIRAVVGENGAGKSTLMKMFYGLEQPTSGEIAIGGRPRVLRGPASAIALGVGMVHQNLMLVPSFTVAQNVVLGVEPGRRGMVDTKAAIETTARLAEESGLAVDPRARVDEVSVGMRQRAEILKALHRRARVLVLDEPTAVLTPQETEDLFAAVRRLRDGGMTVLFISHKLREVREISDTVTVMRAGTLVGTVPTADATERSLAAMMVGRDLTLDVARTPARPTEVTLRVRKLRYAAPVGQSLHDLDFDVRAGEIVGVAGIEGNGQSELAEILAGLRRPTDGTVRVGDTDTAGLDVAGHRRAGIGYVPEDRLHNGAALDESIADNLVVDRHTRPPLARHGILHPKAVRAHAEQLIDDYAIRTPDPAVPVRALSGGNMQKVIVARELSAGPRLLIASQITRGVDIGAMRFMYERVVEARDAGAAVLLISADLTELLALSDRLLVLKDGRLVARFDDTTGLTEKKVGLYMLGVEHHDRERLTAGLDDAEDAV; the protein is encoded by the coding sequence ATGAACGAGTCATGGGACACGGCCGGACCGGCCGTCGCCGCCCGCGCGGTCACCAAGACCTACGCCAACGGCGTGCGCGCGGTCCGAGGTGTGGACCTCGCTGTCCCGCCCGGTGAGATCCGCGCGGTCGTCGGAGAGAACGGCGCGGGCAAGTCCACGCTGATGAAGATGTTCTACGGCCTGGAGCAGCCCACCTCGGGCGAGATCGCCATCGGCGGCAGACCCCGTGTCCTGCGCGGCCCCGCCTCCGCGATCGCGCTCGGCGTGGGCATGGTCCACCAGAACCTGATGCTGGTGCCCTCCTTCACCGTCGCCCAGAACGTCGTCCTCGGCGTCGAACCCGGCCGCCGGGGCATGGTCGACACCAAGGCCGCGATCGAGACGACCGCCAGGCTCGCCGAGGAGTCCGGGCTCGCGGTCGACCCGAGGGCCCGCGTCGACGAGGTGTCCGTCGGCATGCGGCAGCGCGCCGAGATCCTCAAGGCGCTCCACCGCCGCGCCCGCGTCCTGGTCCTCGACGAGCCCACCGCCGTGCTCACCCCGCAGGAGACCGAGGACCTCTTCGCCGCCGTACGACGGCTGCGCGACGGCGGCATGACCGTGCTGTTCATCTCCCACAAGCTGCGCGAGGTGCGGGAGATCAGCGACACGGTCACCGTGATGCGCGCGGGCACCCTGGTCGGCACCGTCCCCACCGCCGACGCCACCGAACGCTCCCTCGCCGCCATGATGGTCGGCCGCGACCTCACCCTCGACGTGGCCCGCACCCCCGCCCGCCCCACCGAAGTCACCCTCCGGGTGAGGAAGCTGCGGTACGCGGCCCCGGTCGGCCAGTCCCTGCACGACCTCGACTTCGACGTCCGCGCCGGGGAGATCGTCGGCGTGGCCGGCATCGAGGGCAACGGGCAGAGCGAACTCGCCGAGATCCTCGCCGGGCTGCGCCGCCCCACCGACGGCACGGTCCGCGTCGGCGACACCGACACCGCCGGGCTCGACGTCGCAGGCCACCGCCGCGCGGGCATCGGATACGTCCCCGAGGACCGCCTCCACAACGGCGCCGCCCTGGACGAGTCGATCGCCGACAACCTCGTCGTCGACCGACACACCCGCCCACCCCTCGCCCGGCACGGCATCCTGCACCCCAAGGCCGTACGCGCCCACGCCGAGCAGCTGATCGACGACTACGCGATCCGCACCCCCGACCCGGCCGTCCCGGTCCGCGCCCTGTCCGGCGGCAACATGCAGAAGGTGATCGTCGCCCGCGAACTCTCCGCCGGACCACGACTGTTGATCGCCTCCCAGATCACCCGGGGCGTGGACATCGGGGCCATGCGGTTCATGTACGAGCGCGTGGTCGAGGCCCGGGACGCGGGCGCCGCCGTACTGCTGATCTCCGCCGACCTCACCGAACTGCTCGCCCTCTCCGACCGGCTGCTCGTCCTCAAGGACGGCCGCCTCGTCGCCCGCTTCGACGACACCACCGGCCTCACCGAGAAAAAGGTCGGCCTCTACATGCTCGGCGTCGAGCACCACGACCGGGAGCGGCTCACCGCCGGACTCGACGACGCGGAGGACGCCGTATGA
- a CDS encoding LacI family DNA-binding transcriptional regulator gives MTREHLGDRSVVRRPASIKDVAAAAGVSPTTVSHVLSGNRPVNEDTAARVRSVVNRLGYVPASLARSLQAGSTSVIGLLIPDISNTFFAELAKGAEDAAHDLGYGLILCNTEFDADREDRYLGMIRSRFIDGMVYASGSPPSRRRLEALMGKFPIALADEEVDGLQGALIATADHEAGGRLVGEHLRELGHRRALMLTGPRALKSGADRANGFVKAFKGKVVERVGDFKEASGHRLVAGRLEEGRLDCTAVFAANDLMAFGALTALREAGLSVPGDISVVGFDDIRAASLIHPPLTTVHQPAYDVGRTATAQLLQYVSRGEVPPASRHTLPVELKVRASTAPPAR, from the coding sequence ATGACCCGTGAGCACCTCGGGGACCGTTCGGTCGTGCGCAGGCCCGCCTCCATCAAGGACGTGGCCGCCGCGGCCGGGGTAAGCCCCACCACCGTCTCGCACGTCCTCAGCGGCAACCGGCCCGTCAACGAGGACACCGCCGCCCGTGTCCGCAGTGTCGTCAACCGCCTCGGCTACGTCCCCGCCTCGCTCGCCCGCAGCCTCCAGGCCGGCTCCACCTCCGTGATCGGCCTGCTCATCCCCGACATCAGCAACACCTTCTTCGCCGAGCTGGCCAAGGGCGCCGAGGACGCCGCCCACGACCTGGGCTACGGGCTGATCCTCTGCAACACCGAGTTCGACGCCGACCGCGAGGACCGCTATCTCGGCATGATCCGCAGCCGGTTCATCGACGGCATGGTGTACGCCTCCGGATCGCCGCCCTCCCGGCGGAGGCTGGAGGCGCTGATGGGCAAGTTCCCGATCGCCCTCGCCGACGAGGAGGTCGACGGACTCCAGGGCGCCCTCATCGCCACCGCCGACCACGAGGCGGGCGGCCGGCTGGTCGGCGAACATCTGCGCGAACTCGGTCACCGCCGGGCCCTGATGCTCACCGGCCCGCGCGCCCTGAAGAGCGGCGCCGACCGGGCGAACGGCTTCGTGAAGGCCTTCAAGGGCAAGGTCGTCGAACGCGTCGGCGACTTCAAGGAGGCCTCCGGTCACCGACTCGTCGCCGGACGCCTCGAAGAGGGCCGCCTGGACTGCACGGCCGTCTTCGCCGCCAACGACCTGATGGCCTTCGGCGCCCTCACCGCGCTCCGCGAGGCCGGACTCTCCGTCCCCGGAGACATCTCGGTGGTCGGCTTCGACGACATCCGGGCCGCCTCCCTGATCCACCCGCCCCTGACCACCGTCCACCAGCCCGCCTACGACGTGGGCCGCACCGCCACCGCGCAACTCCTCCAGTACGTCTCCCGAGGAGAGGTCCCGCCCGCCTCCCGGCACACCCTCCCCGTCGAACTCAAGGTCCGCGCCAGCACGGCACCGCCTGCCCGCTGA